The Gopherus evgoodei ecotype Sinaloan lineage unplaced genomic scaffold, rGopEvg1_v1.p scaffold_118_arrow_ctg1, whole genome shotgun sequence sequence TcaccccggtaaccgccccctACCCATGCCCGTCACCCCGTGATCCCCGTAACCACACCCCCGAGCCCGTCGCCCCGTGACCCCGGTAActaccccccccccgagcccgtcactccgtgaccccggtaaccacGCCCCCAAGCCCGTCACCCCGTGACCTCGGTAACCACCCCCCCCGTGCCCATCACCCCATGACCCCAGTAAccatcccctgccccatgcccGTCACCCCGGTAATCGCCCCCGCCCTGCCCGTCACCCTGTGACCCTGGTAACCGCCCCCCGCCCCAGGCCTGTCACCCCGTGACCCCGGaaacctcccctgccctgcccgtcaCCTCGTGACACTGGTAACCGCCCCCCCGTGCCCGTCTTTCCGTGACCCCAGTAATcgccccctgccccatgcctatcaccccgtgaccccggtaaccgccccctgccctgcccgtcaCCCCGTGATCCCCGTAACCACACCCCCGAGCCCGTCGCCCCATGACCCCGGTAACCGCCCTCCCGTGCCCATCActccgtgaccccggtaaccgccccctgccctgcccgtgaCCTCGGTAACCACCCCCCCCGAGCCCATCGCCCCATGACCCCGGTAACCACCCCCCCGAAGCCCGTcaccccggtaaccgcccccccCGTGCCCATCACCCCATGACCCCAGTAAccatcccctgccccatgcccGTCACCCCGGTAATCGCCCCCGCCCTGCCCGTCACCCCGTGACCCTGGTaaccgccccccaccccaggcctgtCACCCCGTGACCCCGGAAACCGCCCCCGCCCTGCCCGTCAccccgtgaccccggtaaccgccccccaccccatgcccatCACCCCGTGACCCCAGTAACCGCCCCCGCCCTGCCCGTCACCTTGTGACCCTGGTAACCGCCCCCCGTGCCCGTCATCCCGTGACCCCAGTAaccgccccctgccccatgcctatcaccccgtgaccccggtaaccgcccccccATGCCTGTCACTCTGTGACCCTGGTAaccgccccctgccccatgcctgTCACCCCTTGACCCCGGTAACCGCTCCCCGCCCTGCCGGTCACCCCGTCACCCTGGTAACCGCCCCCACCCTGCCCGTCACCCtgtgaccccggtaaccgccccctACCCCATGACAACCGGTAACCGCCCCCGCCCTGCCTATCACCTCGTGACCCTGGTAACCACCCCCCTGTGCCTGTCACCCTGTGACCCTGGTGACCGCCCCCCGCCCCATGCCCCTCACCCTGTGACCCCGGTAACTGCCCCCGCCCTGCCCGTCACCCCGTGACCCCAGTAACCAACCCCCGCCCCATGCCCGTCACCCCATGACCCTGGTAACCACTCACCCCCCACTCTGCCTGTCGCTGTATTATCCCGATAACGGCCCCCCTGCGCTGCCCATCGCTGTGTGATCCCGCTAACTGCTCCGTGTGGGGGCAGAGTCACCATGGCACGGCGGCGGCTGGTGCGGGCACTGCTAGAGTCGCGCAGCACGGAGAGGGAGGAGGCGGCCCAGGGCCCCGCACAGCTCTGCATCAGGTACCAGGTGCCACTCAGCAGCGACCCACATGGGATCTACAGCCTCCGCTTCGCTCCAGCTGGAGGGTGCCTGGCAGCCGGGTTTGGCAACGGGGCCGTGCAGGtactggggggagaaggggactaTGGGGCGGtaccagggggaggggagttggagGATAAAAAGGCCAAGTGGGTACCAGGAAGGAGATTGAGGGTAACGGAGGGGAAGCAGGAGTTGGAGGGTAACAGGGCCACTTGGGGTTGGAGGGTAATGGGGGGATGGGAGGTTGAGGGGTAACAGGGCTGTGCAGGTACGGGGAGGTTATAGGGtaccgggggaggggaggttgaaGGGTAACAGGGCTGCATGGGTACTGGGAGGGGGTTGGAAGgtagtgggggggaagggaatttGGACCACGTGGGTACTGGGATGGAGTTGGAGGGGGTACCAGAGATGAGTGTAACACCGTTCCCATCACATCATCCATCCCATTCTCCATTTTCCCCGTCGCACTCAGATTGTGAACGTGGCCACAGCCTCCCTGCACTTGTCCCTTTTCCGAGGACACCGTACGCGCCACGCGATCACTGCCTTGGCCTACCACCCAGGGAGACCCAGCCTGCTCCTGGCTGTGGGGGCTGACGGCATCATCTCTCTCTACAGCATGGACTCAGAGACACCGCTGGCAACAATGACAGGTATCTGGAGACATTCCATAGGGAACCTTGTCACCATGTGCCTGGGGGTGGgtctttccctcttctccccaagGAAAGGgccaggagccctggccctgtggtgTAGGGGTCGGTGAGCTGGAGGAATCCCTTCCTCACCTTTGTCCTTGTTGCTGGGGTAACAGCCCTTGCTGGTTGCTCTCCCTGTGTCTGTCCCACCCCAGAGAAGGAGAATGAGATCAATGCCATGGATTTCTGCATGGACGGCAGCACCTACGCCACAGCTGGCAAGGACCGACATATTCGGCTCTATGACAGCCACACCAACCAGGTGAGTCGAGAGGGGCATGCCAGAGGAGTGTGCAGGCAGCACATATGAGGGGAGGGGTGGTATCTAGGGAAGGGCTCTATCTGGACTGTGGGTGGGCAGCAAGGATGGTGTGTTCTGTCTTGGGGAAGAGCCAGGCCTGGAGTTGGAGTGTACGTGTGttgcccctgctcccagctgtgtCCCCCAGTCACCCCATGACCCAgattctgcttcccttccccacagctGTCCCACATTCTGCAGGCTCCTGACTTCATGACTGGTGATGTGACACCAAGCAGTGGGCACTCTCGCCGCATCTTTGCCCTCCGCTTTCACCCTGAAGATCGCCATATGTTCCTGACAGCTGGCTGGGATGACTGTGTGAAGGTCAGGCCCTGCATTATGGGTGGGTACGGATGGAGGGGTAGCAGGAGAAAAGGGGAGCGGGGCCTGTGTCTGTGGCCTCTCGCTAATGGGGAGGGGTTCTGGATGCTACCATTGTTACCTGTCTCTTATCTGTGTCTAGATCTGGGACAAGCGGATGGCAAAGGAGGCTCAGAGAGTGATCAATGGGCCTCACATCTGTGGCCCAGGCCTTGACATCCAGGTGAGATGTGGGAGCTGACAGGGGGACAGAGGGCATGAGTTACATTGTGTGGGCATGCAAAGTCTTGGCCAGGGCTGGTCTGTGCTGACTGTGAACCAATAGCTCTGGGACCAGGGTCACCTGCTCTCCAATACCCCATCCCCACTGGAGAAGTAACCTTTACCCATGTAGGGTAACTATGCTCTGGTACCAGCTCCTGCGTGCCCCGGGGGAGAGATAATGCCCTATATCTGAGTCTGACTCCTTTCACCCCAGGGTAACTGCGTGCTCACTGGCTCCTGGGTGCCCCACAATGCACTTCAGCTCTGGGATCTACGGACATCCCAACTGCAGAAGAACCTCCTCTTTCCTGGAGGCCCCACACAGGGCCAGTTCCTCTACGCAGCCCGGTTCTGTGACCAGGACATAGTGGTGGCTGGGGGCAGCGGCACCAGTGGAGCCAGCGCCATCCACACTGGCACTAACCAGGTGAGAAGGTGGACTAACCCTGCTTGGGAGTAAAGGGGGAGTAGGCATTCCCCACTTGGGGGGATGACAGTGAGAGCTAGTGGAACTGGGTTACACCTTGAGGGTAGGGGAGCAGTGTGAGccagggaacagggtgggggaTGTTTGGGGGCCTTGGGTGGtatgagccaggggagcagggcaggggagggggtggttgGAGGGGTGGGGTGATGTGATATGATGTGAGCAAGGACAGTAGGGAGGTTGGGGCGGTGAGCAAGaatggaggggtggggtggagggaggccaGGGATTGAGTGGTGTGAGCCAGGGCAGCAGGGTGCTTAGTCCTGCGTGAAATGCTT is a genomic window containing:
- the LOC115639760 gene encoding uncharacterized protein LOC115639760 isoform X1, with the protein product MTNPLGTIRVTMARRRLVRALLESRSTEREEAAQGPAQLCIRYQVPLSSDPHGIYSLRFAPAGGCLAAGFGNGAVQIVNVATASLHLSLFRGHRTRHAITALAYHPGRPSLLLAVGADGIISLYSMDSETPLATMTALAGCSPCVCPTPEKENEINAMDFCMDGSTYATAGKDRHIRLYDSHTNQLSHILQAPDFMTGDVTPSSGHSRRIFALRFHPEDRHMFLTAGWDDCVKIWDKRMAKEAQRVINGPHICGPGLDIQGNCVLTGSWVPHNALQLWDLRTSQLQKNLLFPGGPTQGQFLYAARFCDQDIVVAGGSGTSGASAIHTGTNQVLGEILLPNKPVQAVAVAPGGRVVAVAGVGGNLHIADLH
- the LOC115639760 gene encoding uncharacterized protein LOC115639760 isoform X3, producing the protein MTNPLGTIRVTMARRRLVRALLESRSTEREEAAQGPAQLCIRYQVPLSSDPHGIYSLRFAPAGGCLAAGFGNGAVQIVNVATASLHLSLFRGHRTRHAITALAYHPGRPSLLLAVGADGIISLYSMDSETPLATMTEKENEINAMDFCMDGSTYATAGKDRHIRLYDSHTNQLSHILQAPDFMTGDVTPSSGHSRRIFALRFHPEDRHMFLTAGWDDCVKIWDKRMAKEAQRVINGPHICGPGLDIQGNCVLTGSWVPHNALQLWDLRTSQLQKNLLFPGGPTQGQFLYAARFCDQDIVVAGGSGTSGASAIHTGTNQVLGEILLPNKPVQAVAVAPGGRVVAVAGVGGNLHIADLH
- the LOC115639760 gene encoding uncharacterized protein LOC115639760 isoform X2, yielding MARRRLVRALLESRSTEREEAAQGPAQLCIRYQVPLSSDPHGIYSLRFAPAGGCLAAGFGNGAVQIVNVATASLHLSLFRGHRTRHAITALAYHPGRPSLLLAVGADGIISLYSMDSETPLATMTALAGCSPCVCPTPEKENEINAMDFCMDGSTYATAGKDRHIRLYDSHTNQLSHILQAPDFMTGDVTPSSGHSRRIFALRFHPEDRHMFLTAGWDDCVKIWDKRMAKEAQRVINGPHICGPGLDIQGNCVLTGSWVPHNALQLWDLRTSQLQKNLLFPGGPTQGQFLYAARFCDQDIVVAGGSGTSGASAIHTGTNQVLGEILLPNKPVQAVAVAPGGRVVAVAGVGGNLHIADLH